A window of Actinomadura viridis genomic DNA:
TCCAGGACTCGAAAGGGAAAGGCATAGCGGCATGAACGCCGAGACGCTTGAGGGGCTGGACCCCTTCGACATCCTCGACGCCGAGGCCGCGCGGCTGGACGCCTACTTCGGCGCGCTGACCGGGCCCGACTGGGAGCACGCCTCGCGCTGCGACGGCTGGTCGGTCCGGGACGTGCTGGCCCATCTCGCCGGCGAGGAGCTGTACAACCACGCCTGCCTGGACGACGACCTCGACGGCCTGTTCGCCCGGATGGAGCGGGAGGGCATCGAGGACCTGGGCGCGTTCAACGACTGGACGGTGCGGCGCCGGCGGGACCTGCCGGTCGGGGAGGTGCTGGAGGAGTGGCGCCGCGAGAACGGCGAGACGCGGCGCCGGATGCGCGCGCTCGGGGCGGACGCCACCCTCCCCACGATGGCGGGGCCCTACCCGGTGGGCCTGCAGACCTTCCACTACTGCTCGGAGTTCGCCACCCACGCCGACGACGTGAACGTCCCGGTGGAACCGGGCGAGGAACCGGGCCGGACGGCCTGGCGGGCCCGGGTGGGGATCTTCGTCCTGGACGAGCAGGACTCCCCCGTCCGGGTGGAGGGCATCCCCGGGGGCTTCCGGGTGGAGCTGGACGACCTGGCCGGCGAGCTGTCGTCCGCCGACTTCGTGGACGCGACGACCGGCCGCCTCTCCCCCGGCCACGCGCTGGATTCCGAGCTCCGCGACGCCCTGGTCTGCCTGGCCTGAGCCCGGTGGCGGCGCGGGACCGGGCTCAGGCGCGGCGCGGGCTCGGGCGCGGGGCGGGGTTCAGGCGCGCTCCCCCGCCATGACGTACGCTCCGCCGCGCAGCCGCTCGATCAGCCCGCGCGTCCACTCGGTGGCGCCGTCGGCCTGGTGGACCCACCAGCCGAGCAGCTCCCGCAGGTGCTCCAGCGGCTCGCCGGCCTCGTCCGCCAGGTGCGGCGCCACCGAGGCCCGCCACTCCGCCAGCCCTTCCAGCCGTGCCTCCAGGAGCGCGATCGCCTCCTCGCGCGGAAGCTCGGTCAGGAAGCCGAGTGCGGCCGACAGCGACTCGGGGTGCCGGACGTCGACGGTGGCCAGGGCGTCCCGCAGCAGCCGCAGGAACTCCTCCTCGCCCCGCCCGGTGATCTCGTAGTCGGTACGGGGCGGGCCGGCGTCGTTCTCGGCGACCTCGTGGGAGCGCAGCAGGCCCTCCTTGGCGAGCTGCTTGAGCGCGTGGTAGATCGAGCCGGGGTTGACATTGGCCCACTCGTCCGACCCCCACGACAGCAGCTCCCGGCGGATCTCGTAGCCGTGCGCCCGGCCGAACCGCCGCACACCGCCGAGGACCAGCAATCGCGTCGCCGACATCGTCTCCCCTGTCCGCCCGTCACGTCCGGGGCCAGGGTACGCCGTCCGGCGCGGGGGTCAGGGCGTGTCCGGACCGGCGGCGATCTCGTCGATGGCGGCCAGGTCCTCGTCGGTCAGGCGGACGCCGGTCGCGGCGACGTTCTCCTCCAGGTGGTCCAGGGAGCCGGTGCCGGGGATGGCCAGCGTCGCCGGGGAGAGCGCGAGCAGCCCCGCCAGGAGGATCTGGGGCACGGTGGCTCCGTGCCGCCCGGCGATCTCCTTCAGGCGCGGGTCGTCGGGGATCCCGAAGCCGCCCAGCGGGAAGAACGGCACGTACGCGATGCCCTCGCGGGCGCACAGGGCGAGCATCGCGGTGTCCTGCGGGCGGGTGACGTCGAACCAGTTCTGCACGGCGGCGACGGGCGCGATCGCGCGGGCCTCGTCGAGCTGGGCGGCGGAGACGTGGCTGACCCCGAGGTGCCGGATGATCCCCTCCTCCCGCAGGCCCGCCAGCACCGCGAACCGCTCGGCGATCGACTCCTCGCCGGGCGGCTCCAGCCCGCCGTGCCGCAGGTAGACCAGGTCGAGCGTGTCACGGCCCAGCTCGCGCAGGTTGCGTTCCACCTCGGCGCGCAGCTCGCCGGTCTCCAGCTGCCCGGTGGGGGCCAGGTCGCCGGGGCCCTTATGCGGGCCGACCTTCGTCGCGATCACCAGGCCGTCCGGGTAGGGGGACAGCGCCTCCCTGATCATGTCGTTGGCGGACAGGTCTCCGTGGTAGTAGAAGGCCGCGGTGTCGATATGGTCCACGCCCAGCTCCACCGCGCGGCGCAGCACCGCCAGGCCGGTCTCCCGGTCGTTGGCGGGGCCGCCCAGGGTGCTCACGGGCAGCCGCATCGCGCCGAAGCCCATCCGCGCGACCCGCAGGTCCCCGCCCAGCGTCCAGTACTTCTCGTCCGTTCCGTTCATGCCTTCAGCCTGCTGGCCGCCCGGCCGACCCGGCCCGCGCTGGCAGGAAGCTGCCAGCGTTGACCTGCCCGGCCGCCGCCCAGCACACTGGACCGTGATGAGCCCCGACCAGGAACGGAACGTGACCCTGCGCGGCGAGGTGGAGCTGGCCGCGCGCGCCGGGCACCTGTTCGGGCACGCCCGGGAGGAGTTCGTCTGCGCCGCCACCGATCCCGGCACGTGGGTCATGCCGGACGTACGGGAGCGCATCATCACCCAGCGCTGGAAAGCGCCGCCGGAACTGAAGGTCTGCAAGCTCTACAATCCCCAGGCGCTGGCCGACGAGGAGTCCGAGCGGCATTTGCTGGCCATGGCCGGGCGCGGGGTCGAGGTCCGGATCTGCCCCACCGGGCTGCCCCAGGAGACGATCATCATCGACCGCAGGGTGGCGGTCCTGGCCGGGCCGCCGGTCCAGGGCACGCGCACGTACACGGTGGTGCGCTCGCCGGACGTGGTCAAGAGCGTGCGGTCGCTGTACTGGGCGACCTGGGAGTCCTCCCTCGACCTGGCCGAGTACCGGCGGGGCCGGCCGCCCGCGCTCGGCGACCAGAGCCGGGAGATCCTGCGGTTGCTGGCGGAGGGGTTCAAGGACGAGACGGCCGCCCGCCGCCTCGGCCTGTCGCTGCGAACGTACCGGCGCCGGGTGGCGGAGATCCTCACCCTGCTGGACGCCGACTCGCGTTTCCAGGCGGGCCTGCGCGCCCACGAGCTGGGCCTGATCGGCTGAAGGCGGCCCCCGGGGTGGCGGAGGGCCGCGGGCCGCGCGGCTCAGCCTCCGGCGAGGGGAATGAGCTTGATGAAGACCAGCTCCGGATCTCCGGCGAGATCGACCTCCTCGTCCAGGTCCTCCACCTGGCGGTCGCCGGCGAGCATGAGGAAGCCGTTGCCGAGGAAGGCCCGTTCGGCGACGTCGGCCTGCCGTTCCCAGTCGAGCCGCCGGGGCTCGCGCAGCAGGTACCCGTTCAGCTCGGTCTCGGCGTCCTCGGGCCGGACCAGGCCGTGGAAGCGGCGGACCGGGCGGGCGTTGTGCCGGGCCACCTCCTCCCTGACCCGCAGCCGGATCAGCTCCCGGACGGTCATGCGGCCGGGCAGTCCGGCGACCTGGAAGGAGGCCAGGGAGCGGCCGGTCGCGGTCTCGTCGCGGAAGGTCACCGCGGGCATCAGGCACCTCGCTCGATCTGTCGCAGGATGGTCTCGTCGGTGATGGCGGTGTCGGCGGCCAGCAGGAACGCCTTGCTGAGGATCAGCGCCAGCCGCTCGTCCTCGAACGGCAGGAACACCGTCCCGGGGCCCTTCCCGCGGGCGGAGACGATGCAGAGGTAGGAGTCGTCCGGTTCCATCAGGATGTTGGCGCTGCCCAGGTGGATCCTGTACGTCCGCAGGTCGCCCCGCACCACCAGGTAGCGCCCCTCCAGCGAGCACCGTTCGGCGATCCTCGTCCGGGGCAGGATCCGGGCCAGCGCGTCCCGCCGCACCTCCGCGCTCGCCGTCAGCTCACCGAAGGTCGTGTCCCTCCAGTACGCGAGATGGAGGTCCTCCCCGCGGTCCTGCCAGTCGGGGTCCGCGGCGATCGAGGTCACCCCGACGAACAGGTCCACGTCCCGCATCGCCTCGCTGAACACCACCGCGGGCGCCTCGGCCAGCGGCGCGTCCCGCCATCCGCCGTCCTCGCGGCGCGCCAGCCGCACCTGGTCGGTGGTGGCGAGTTCGCGCTCGTCCAGCGCCGGGACGTACTCGTGGTGGAAGGCGGCCCGCCACGTCCCCGACGCGAACGTCCGGTACGCGGTGTCCTCGCCGCCGCCGTCCCAGGGGCCGAGCATCCGGCTCTTCCAGCCCCGCGCCCGGAACAGCGCGAACAGACGCCGGTAGTGCAGGATGTGGGCGGCGAAGCGGTTGGAGTAGACGCCGGTCTCCCGCTCAGCGGGGGTCAGCAGGTAGATCTCCCGGAACGCCTGCTTGAACGGCTGCCTGATGTGCCGCCCGGTCATCACGTCGCGCCAGGCCCGGACCTCGGCGGGAGTGGCGCGGATCGGGTGCCACAGCCGGATGGGGGCGTCCTCGCCGGGGACCGGCAGCGCCTCGCCCGCCGCGTCCAGCAGCGCGAACGGGGCGTCCGGTGCCGTGGGGAGCCCGGCGCGCCACTCTCCGGGGGCGGTCTCGACCTCCCAGATCAGGCGCCGGGCCATCGTCCCGGCGAGCGGGTGGGCGCCCAGCCGCGCGCGCCACTCGCCGTACGGCATCGCGTGCTCGCCGGGGAACCCGCTCTCCAGGGCGCGGGCGAGCGTGGTGAGGTGGGCGCCGGCGCGTTTCACCAGCGCGCGCAGGTCCTTCACTTCGGCGGCGTGGTCGCGCCGCACGGCCGCGGGCACCGAGCGCAGCGGCCGGCTGCCCGGCCCGCGCCAGCTCAGCTCCACCTTCTCCCCGGCGGTGACGACGGCCTCGTGCTCGCCCAGCGGGGTGAGCAGGACGCCGTCCGCGCCGAAGCCGAGGCCGGGCAGGCGGAGGGCGACGTCGGCCCGGTCGGCGAGCGCCGCCTCGATCTTCTTGAGCATCTTGTCGAGCTGCTTGGGGACGGCCGCGTGCCGGGCGATCGTCCGCACCGTCCGCAGCGAGGTGGCCAGCTCGGGGGTGGGGAAGTCCTGGCCGGCGCGGGCCAGCTCGTACAGCAGCGCCTGCGAGGGCAGCGTCCTGGCCGCGGTCGGCGCGACCGCGACGCCGCGCAGCAGCCGGTCGAGGAGTTCGGGCAGCCACGGCTCGTCGGCCATCAGGGCGACGCGGGCGGCGCGGCCGAGCGTGGCCACCTCACCGGCGGTGAACGCCTTGTCGGCCTCGTACGGGATCCGCCCGTCCTGGATCGCCTCGACCCGGTCCCGGGCCTGTTCGAGAACCGAGCGGCCGAAGGCGGCGTACCCGTGGTCGGCCAGCCGCCGCCAGCCGTCCGGCAGCGGGGCCCAGCGGTGCGCCCACCTCGTCTGGACGGTCTCCGCCAGCAGGGCGTGGCCGGTCACGTCCCAGCCCTTCAGCAGGTCCAGCTCGGCTCGGGCGAGCGGTCCCTGCCCGGCGGCGAGCCGGGCGACCTTCCGGTAGCGGCGCGGACCGGCCAGGGCGGCGACGGTGAGGAGCGCGAACGGGATCCCCTGGCGGGCCTCGTCACTGCCGAGCCAGTGCCGGACCAGCGTCTCGGCGGGACGCGCCAGCCCGTCCGGCCACGGCCCGGTGCAGCGCAGCAGCGCGCCCGCCCCCAGTTCGAGGAAGCCGAACGACCTGGGGTCGCGTTCGAGGACGTCGAACATGCGCGCGCACGCCGGAGGACTGAAACGCACCTGCCTCTCCGCGATCACCTGCTCGAAAAGGCTCCTCAACGGGTAGTCGCCCGTGAGGTAGACCGCAGGGAGCAGCGCGCCCAGTTCCTCGTCGCCGAGGTGGCCGAGCCGCCGGAAGTCCGCCTCCAGGCCGGGAAGGGACGGGTCGCCGATCCCCGCCAGGAGCCGCTCGGCCAGCGGTGACAGCCGCTCGCCGGACTCTCCGCCGGACCGGTCACCGGACCGTTCGCCGGACGGCGCGGACCGGGGAGGCGCGCCGGTCACCGGCTCCCCTTGATCTGCCGGAGGATGGTCTCGTCGGTGATGGCGCTGTCGGCGGCCAGCAGGAACGCCTTGCTGAGGATCAGCGCCAGCCGCTCGTCCTCGAACGGCAGGAACACCTTGCCGGGCCCCTTCTTGCGGGAGGCGACCACGCACAGGTAGGAGTCGTCCGGCTCCATCAGGATGTTGGCGCTGCCCAGATGGATCCGGTACGTCCGCAGGTCGCCCCGTACCACCAGGTAGCGCCCCTCCAGCGAGCACCGGCCGGCGATCCTCGTCCGGGGCAGGATCCGCGCCAGCGCGTCCCGCCGCACCTCCGCGCTCGCCGTCAGCTCACCGAAGGTCGTCTCCCGCCAGTACGCCAGGTGACGGTGCTCGCCGCGATCGGCCCATTCGGGGTCCGCCGCGATCGACGTCACCGCCACGAACAGGTCCACGTCCCGCATCGCCTCGCTGAACACCACCGCGGGCACCTCGGCCAGCGGGACCTCGGCCCAGCGGCGCCCGTTCCTGCGCTCGAACCGCACCTGGTCGGTGGCGGCGTGCTCGGGCGTGTAGGTGAAGTCCTCCTCGGCCGGCTCGTGGAAGAAGCAGGCCCGCCACTCCCCCTCGGCGAACAGGCCCCTGGCCCGCCCGTCGAAGCCGTCCGAATGCCTCCCCAGGTGGTTGGACTGCCAGCCGCGCTCCTTGAACAGGGCGTACAGCTGCCCGTACCGCACGATGTGGGCGGCGAAGCGGTTGGAGTAGACCCCGGTCTCCTCCTCGGCCGGGGTCAGCAGGTAGATCTCCCGGAACGCCTGCTTGAACGGCTGCACCATCTCGTTCTCGGTGACGAAGGCGCGCCAGGCGCCGACCTGCGGCGCCGTCGCGCGGATCGGATGCCACAGCCGCACCCGCGCCCCGGCGTCCGGGCGGGTCAGCGCGTTGCCGTCGACCGTCACCAGGGCCTCCTCGGCCGGGGTCGCCGCGCGCCACACCCCGTCGCGCCCCTCGAACTCCCAGATGAGCCCCCGGGTGACGACGCCGGTGATGGGGTGGTCGCGGTAGTGGCGGCACCATTCGGCGTACGGCCAGTCGCGGCCGGCCGTCAGCAGCCCCTCCACCCGCGCGCGCTCGTCCGCCAGCGTGCCCCGCACCTCCTTGGCGAGCGCCTTCAGCTCCTTGACCTCGTCCGCGTGCCCGTCCTTGAGCGCGGCCGGGACGGTCCGGAGCGGGCGATGGCCGTCGTCGCCGGTGAAGGTGAGCCGTACGGTCCGCGGGTCCTCGATCGCCAGCACCGCCTGGTACCGGCCCACCTGCCGCGTCAGCGAGCCGTCCGGCGCGAGGCCGTGCGCCGGGACGCCGCGCTCCACCAGCTGGCCGGGGGTGATGCCGCGGCGTTCGGCCGCGGCCCGCAGCGCGCTCTCGATCTGCTTGCGCGCACCCGGATAGTTCAGTTCCTTCTCCAGGCCGCGCAGCGCCTCCAGCGTCTCCGGCCGGTCGATCGCGCCGAGCGCGCCGATCGCCGCGTTGGCCACCGCCGGGTCCCAGCACAGCCGGGTGACCCAGCCCGCGTGCCGGACGACGGCGAGCAGGTCCTCCAGCACCGACGGCCCGCCCGCCAGGGCCACGGCCCAGACGTAGCCGCGCGCAAGGGGGTCGGTGGGGTGGAGGCCCGGCTTCTCCTGAGCCTGGTGGACGTACTCGCGGACGGTCTCCCGCACGTGTTCCCGCACTCCCGGGAGCTGGAGCAGTTCCAGCGTGCGGTCGCGCCATCGCGGGCCGGGACGCGGCGACTTCAGCTTGGCCATGTGGGCGTCGAGGGACTCGCCTAGGGCCTCGTTCACGGCCTGCTCGACCGCCCGGGCCAGGACCTCGCCGGGCGGTGCGGTGTCGGGCCCCCGGAGGCCGCCGTCCGGGGGCGCGGTGTCGTTCGGCATGCGAAAGATCTTGACATGGGGCAGGGACAAAACCGGCGCTCTCCTCCGTGCCGCCCGGCTGTTCAACCGGCGGCCCGCCACCTACGCTCGGAGGAACCAACAGAACGATGTTCGGGACGGCAGGATGCGCACTCCGCACGACGTTGTGATCATCGGCAGCGGCTTCGGCGGCATCGGGATGGCGATCCGGCTCCGGCAGGCCGGGATCCGGGACGTGGTCATCCTGGAGAAGGCCGCCGACCTGGGCGGGACCTGGCGGGACAACACCTACCCCGGCGCCGCCTGCGACGTGCCCTCGCACCTCTACTCCTTCTCCTTCGAGCCCAAGACCGACTGGACCCGCCGGTTCTCGCCGCAGCGGGAGATCCTGGACTACCTGCGCGCCTGCGCCCGCAAGTACGAGGTGCTGCCGCTGATCCGGTTCGGCGCGGAGGTGACCGAGGCGCGCTTCGACGAGGACGCGGGACTGTGGCGGCTGGCCACCACCGGCGGCGAGCTGGCCGCCCGCGTCGTGGTCTCGGCCTGCGGCCAGCTCAACCGGCCGGTGCCGCCATCGATCCCGGGCCGCGGGACGTTCACCGGGACGTCCTTCCACACCGCCCGCTGGGACCACGGCGCGGAGCTGGACGGCCGGCGGGTGGCGGTGATCGGCACCGGTGCCAGCGCGATCCAGATCGTGCCCGAGATCGCCGGGCGGGCGAGCCGGCTGACGGTGTTCCAGCGGTCCGCGCCGTACGTGATCGACAAGCCGGACCGGGAGTACCGGCCCTGGGAGAAGGCCCTGCTCGGCACCGTCCCCGGCCTCCACGCGCTCAGCCGCGCGCGGATCTACGCGCTGTACGAGTCGCGGGCGCTGGGGTTCATCAAGTACCCCCGGCTGATGGACCTGATGGCCCGCAGGTTCCGCGACCACCTCGGCGAGCAGGTGGCCGACCCCGCGCTCCGCGAGACCCTGGTCCCCGGCTATCCGATGGGGTGCAAGCGCATCCTCATCTCCGGCGACTACTACGCGGCCCTCGGCCGGCCCGGCGTGGAGCTGGTCACCGACCCGATCGAGCGCGTCACCCCCGCGGGCCTGCGCACCCGCGACGGGCGCGAGCACCGCGCGGACGTGATCGTCTACGCCACCGGGTTCGCGGCCTCGGACTTCCTGGCGCCGATGAAGGTCGCCGGGCGCGGCGGCCGGGACCTGAACGAGGAGTGGCGGGACGGCGCCAGGGCCCACCTGGGCATCACGGTCAGCGGATTCCCCAACCTCTTCCTCCTGTACGGGCCGTACACCAACCTCGGCCACAACTCGATCATCTACATGCTGGAGTCGCAGATCCGGTACGTGCTCGGCTGCGTGCGGGCGATGCGCGCGCACGGGCTGGAGTGGATCGACGTCCGGCCCGACGTCCAGGACGCGTTCACCCGCGAGATGCGGACCCGGATGCGTTCCACGGTGTGGGAGTCCGGCTGCGCCAGCTGGTACCAGAACGCCGAGGGCACGGTGGTCAACAACTGGCCGGGCTTCACCTTCGCCTACCGCCGCGCCACCCGCCGTCCCGACCCGCGCCACTTCGTCGCGCGCCGTGCCCGCGGCCCGCGTGCCCTCACCGTCCGGTAGGCGGGCTCCCGGCTCCTCTAGGCTCGGTGCCATGCCGACCGCTCTCATCACCGGCGCCACCGCGGGCATCGGTGCCGCCTTCGCCCGCCGCCTGGCCTCCGACGGATTCGACCTGGTCCTCCTCGCCCGCGACGGCGAGCGGCTGGAACGCGCCGCGCGCGACCTGCGGGACACCTACGCGATCAGCACCGAGACGCTCGTCGCCGACCTGGCCGCCGAGGAGGGGATCGCCGCCGCCGAGGAACGCTGCCGCGCGGGCGTGGACCTCCTGGTCAACAACGCCGGTTTCGGGCACAAGGGCACCTTCCTCAACGTCCCCGTGTCCGACGAGACGACCATGCTGAAGGTGCACTGCGAGGCCGTCCTGCGCCTGACCCACGCGGCGCTGCCCTCGATGCTGGAACGCGGCCGGGGCGCCGTCGTCAACGTCTCCTCGGTGTCGGCGTTCGCCGTCCGCGGCACCTACGGCGCGTCCAAGGCGTGGGTGGTCTCCTTCAGCCAGGGCGTGGCGCAGGACATCGCCGGCCGTTCCGGCGGCAGGGTGCGGGTGATGGCGCTGTGCCCGGGATTCGTGAAGACCGAGTTCCACCGCCGCGCCGGGATGGACGTCTCCGGGATCCCGGAGTTCATGTGGCTCGACAAGGACATGGTCGTCGACGCGGCCCTGCGCGACCTGCGCCGGGGCGTCCAGGTCAGCGTGCCCGGCGCCTGGTACAAGGCGATCGTCGCGGCCACCCGGCTCGTCCCGTCCGGGGTGGCCGGGCGCTTCTCCTCCCGCGCCGGACGCTCCTACGGCCCGCGGCGGACGTGACGATCGGGATACAGCCGACACGCCCTTGTCACACGCCGGGAGACAGGGCAGGGTAACGGTTCATCGGCGTTGGCGCCCCCACCGCGACATCGGACCCCCGTGCCGTCCCGCTGAAAGGCTCACCGTTGGGTCACGACCTCGGATACGCAGCCCTGGCCCTCCTGTCGACCAGCACCTACTACGCGGCCTTCGTGGTCTTCCGGCGCTCGGCGGCGCGGATGCCGCCGCTGCGCGGGAGCCGCCCCTTCACCGTCGCCCGGCACATGCTGACCGATCCGGTCTGGCTGTCGGGCGGGCTGATCCTGTTCCTCGGCCTGGCCTACCAGGTGGTGGCGTTCACCGCGCTGCCGCTGCCGGTGGCCCAGCCGATCTTCGCCGTCAGCCTCGTCCTCCTGGTGGTCTACGCGGTGCGGTTCCTGGGCGAACGGCTCAGCGTCCGGGAATGGTTCAGCGTGGCGCTGTTCGTCCTTGCCACCGCCCTGATCGGCCTGTCGGCCGGCGGCGCGCCCGGCGCCGCGCCGGCCGCCGACGCCACCCTCGCCGGCACCCTCCGCTCCCCCTGGCCGATGCTCGCGGTGATGGCACCGGCCCTGGTCGTCGCCGCCATGGTCTGGCTGGTCGGCGACCGGCGGGCGGGCGGCCGGCACGCCCGCAAGCTGGCCGGCGTGGCCTACGGGATCGGCGCCGGGGCGTGCGCCGGGCTCGCCGAGGCCGGGGTCCGCGGGATCTCCCTGGTCTACGAGAACGGCGGCGGCGTGCAGGGCGTTCTGGCCTCCCCCTACCCGTACCTGACGCTGGGCATGGCCGCGATCGCCCTCGGGCAGCTCCAGGTGGCCCTGCAGCGCTGCCGGGTCGCGATCGTGGCGACCGTGCTGACCGTGATCGGCCGCGTCTACCTGGTGCTGAGCAGCGTCGTGCTCTTCGGCGAGGAATGGCCGCGGGAGGCGGGGCCGTTCGCGTTGCGCGCGGGCGGGTTCACGCTGGCCCTCGTCGCCCTGGCCGTCTTCCCCCGGTACGAGGACCCGGCCCGCGGACCGGCCGGGGAGCGGGCCGTCGGCGCGACGGGCGCCCCGCTCTCGCAGGGCGGATAAAATTCCAGCGTGTCCGAGCCCAAGTTCGAAGTACAGATGCTCCACGACCGCGTCATGATCAAGGTGGAGAAGGAGGCCGGCGAACGTCGCA
This region includes:
- a CDS encoding maleylpyruvate isomerase family mycothiol-dependent enzyme, with the translated sequence MNAETLEGLDPFDILDAEAARLDAYFGALTGPDWEHASRCDGWSVRDVLAHLAGEELYNHACLDDDLDGLFARMEREGIEDLGAFNDWTVRRRRDLPVGEVLEEWRRENGETRRRMRALGADATLPTMAGPYPVGLQTFHYCSEFATHADDVNVPVEPGEEPGRTAWRARVGIFVLDEQDSPVRVEGIPGGFRVELDDLAGELSSADFVDATTGRLSPGHALDSELRDALVCLA
- a CDS encoding PadR family transcriptional regulator, whose protein sequence is MSATRLLVLGGVRRFGRAHGYEIRRELLSWGSDEWANVNPGSIYHALKQLAKEGLLRSHEVAENDAGPPRTDYEITGRGEEEFLRLLRDALATVDVRHPESLSAALGFLTELPREEAIALLEARLEGLAEWRASVAPHLADEAGEPLEHLRELLGWWVHQADGATEWTRGLIERLRGGAYVMAGERA
- a CDS encoding oxidoreductase is translated as MNGTDEKYWTLGGDLRVARMGFGAMRLPVSTLGGPANDRETGLAVLRRAVELGVDHIDTAAFYYHGDLSANDMIREALSPYPDGLVIATKVGPHKGPGDLAPTGQLETGELRAEVERNLRELGRDTLDLVYLRHGGLEPPGEESIAERFAVLAGLREEGIIRHLGVSHVSAAQLDEARAIAPVAAVQNWFDVTRPQDTAMLALCAREGIAYVPFFPLGGFGIPDDPRLKEIAGRHGATVPQILLAGLLALSPATLAIPGTGSLDHLEENVAATGVRLTDEDLAAIDEIAAGPDTP
- a CDS encoding helix-turn-helix transcriptional regulator; this translates as MSPDQERNVTLRGEVELAARAGHLFGHAREEFVCAATDPGTWVMPDVRERIITQRWKAPPELKVCKLYNPQALADEESERHLLAMAGRGVEVRICPTGLPQETIIIDRRVAVLAGPPVQGTRTYTVVRSPDVVKSVRSLYWATWESSLDLAEYRRGRPPALGDQSREILRLLAEGFKDETAARRLGLSLRTYRRRVAEILTLLDADSRFQAGLRAHELGLIG
- a CDS encoding DUF4132 domain-containing protein, whose translation is MTGAPPRSAPSGERSGDRSGGESGERLSPLAERLLAGIGDPSLPGLEADFRRLGHLGDEELGALLPAVYLTGDYPLRSLFEQVIAERQVRFSPPACARMFDVLERDPRSFGFLELGAGALLRCTGPWPDGLARPAETLVRHWLGSDEARQGIPFALLTVAALAGPRRYRKVARLAAGQGPLARAELDLLKGWDVTGHALLAETVQTRWAHRWAPLPDGWRRLADHGYAAFGRSVLEQARDRVEAIQDGRIPYEADKAFTAGEVATLGRAARVALMADEPWLPELLDRLLRGVAVAPTAARTLPSQALLYELARAGQDFPTPELATSLRTVRTIARHAAVPKQLDKMLKKIEAALADRADVALRLPGLGFGADGVLLTPLGEHEAVVTAGEKVELSWRGPGSRPLRSVPAAVRRDHAAEVKDLRALVKRAGAHLTTLARALESGFPGEHAMPYGEWRARLGAHPLAGTMARRLIWEVETAPGEWRAGLPTAPDAPFALLDAAGEALPVPGEDAPIRLWHPIRATPAEVRAWRDVMTGRHIRQPFKQAFREIYLLTPAERETGVYSNRFAAHILHYRRLFALFRARGWKSRMLGPWDGGGEDTAYRTFASGTWRAAFHHEYVPALDERELATTDQVRLARREDGGWRDAPLAEAPAVVFSEAMRDVDLFVGVTSIAADPDWQDRGEDLHLAYWRDTTFGELTASAEVRRDALARILPRTRIAERCSLEGRYLVVRGDLRTYRIHLGSANILMEPDDSYLCIVSARGKGPGTVFLPFEDERLALILSKAFLLAADTAITDETILRQIERGA
- a CDS encoding DUF4132 domain-containing protein gives rise to the protein MPNDTAPPDGGLRGPDTAPPGEVLARAVEQAVNEALGESLDAHMAKLKSPRPGPRWRDRTLELLQLPGVREHVRETVREYVHQAQEKPGLHPTDPLARGYVWAVALAGGPSVLEDLLAVVRHAGWVTRLCWDPAVANAAIGALGAIDRPETLEALRGLEKELNYPGARKQIESALRAAAERRGITPGQLVERGVPAHGLAPDGSLTRQVGRYQAVLAIEDPRTVRLTFTGDDGHRPLRTVPAALKDGHADEVKELKALAKEVRGTLADERARVEGLLTAGRDWPYAEWCRHYRDHPITGVVTRGLIWEFEGRDGVWRAATPAEEALVTVDGNALTRPDAGARVRLWHPIRATAPQVGAWRAFVTENEMVQPFKQAFREIYLLTPAEEETGVYSNRFAAHIVRYGQLYALFKERGWQSNHLGRHSDGFDGRARGLFAEGEWRACFFHEPAEEDFTYTPEHAATDQVRFERRNGRRWAEVPLAEVPAVVFSEAMRDVDLFVAVTSIAADPEWADRGEHRHLAYWRETTFGELTASAEVRRDALARILPRTRIAGRCSLEGRYLVVRGDLRTYRIHLGSANILMEPDDSYLCVVASRKKGPGKVFLPFEDERLALILSKAFLLAADSAITDETILRQIKGSR
- a CDS encoding flavin-containing monooxygenase, with product MRTPHDVVIIGSGFGGIGMAIRLRQAGIRDVVILEKAADLGGTWRDNTYPGAACDVPSHLYSFSFEPKTDWTRRFSPQREILDYLRACARKYEVLPLIRFGAEVTEARFDEDAGLWRLATTGGELAARVVVSACGQLNRPVPPSIPGRGTFTGTSFHTARWDHGAELDGRRVAVIGTGASAIQIVPEIAGRASRLTVFQRSAPYVIDKPDREYRPWEKALLGTVPGLHALSRARIYALYESRALGFIKYPRLMDLMARRFRDHLGEQVADPALRETLVPGYPMGCKRILISGDYYAALGRPGVELVTDPIERVTPAGLRTRDGREHRADVIVYATGFAASDFLAPMKVAGRGGRDLNEEWRDGARAHLGITVSGFPNLFLLYGPYTNLGHNSIIYMLESQIRYVLGCVRAMRAHGLEWIDVRPDVQDAFTREMRTRMRSTVWESGCASWYQNAEGTVVNNWPGFTFAYRRATRRPDPRHFVARRARGPRALTVR
- a CDS encoding SDR family NAD(P)-dependent oxidoreductase, yielding MPTALITGATAGIGAAFARRLASDGFDLVLLARDGERLERAARDLRDTYAISTETLVADLAAEEGIAAAEERCRAGVDLLVNNAGFGHKGTFLNVPVSDETTMLKVHCEAVLRLTHAALPSMLERGRGAVVNVSSVSAFAVRGTYGASKAWVVSFSQGVAQDIAGRSGGRVRVMALCPGFVKTEFHRRAGMDVSGIPEFMWLDKDMVVDAALRDLRRGVQVSVPGAWYKAIVAATRLVPSGVAGRFSSRAGRSYGPRRT
- a CDS encoding DMT family transporter, whose amino-acid sequence is MGHDLGYAALALLSTSTYYAAFVVFRRSAARMPPLRGSRPFTVARHMLTDPVWLSGGLILFLGLAYQVVAFTALPLPVAQPIFAVSLVLLVVYAVRFLGERLSVREWFSVALFVLATALIGLSAGGAPGAAPAADATLAGTLRSPWPMLAVMAPALVVAAMVWLVGDRRAGGRHARKLAGVAYGIGAGACAGLAEAGVRGISLVYENGGGVQGVLASPYPYLTLGMAAIALGQLQVALQRCRVAIVATVLTVIGRVYLVLSSVVLFGEEWPREAGPFALRAGGFTLALVALAVFPRYEDPARGPAGERAVGATGAPLSQGG